From the genome of Spirochaetota bacterium, one region includes:
- a CDS encoding serine/threonine-protein phosphatase, protein MTILKLILSSPVRVAILLIYSLVFLILISVFKDYSTIVFLVYVVSILILVYGYRLNFVVSKDVMINFVELVFTKMYDFPNRRDFLNVIKNVFKVVDIKANDILLFIDNGKGTYGLVEGEKSSYIREIAKEDIMITKFISSTKAMIPFVDLKNTTLIPREVFDNSKEIITQVSSNYMIPIYSPNYDVLGLVFFNSDKVSFKKLFYLSQFINILGMMFKTVEDAERRKVLEEDIRIASQIQSKLIPTDYISNSWFESYGVYIPAYNIGGDYLDIISMGKRFTFAIGDVSGKGISAGIVAMMVKAILNSTDINNKNITRVMKNLNSYIYRWFYSEENILTFMTLLILNYVPERRIIHYTNTGHVPGILVRKSNKVELLSADAKPLGLFSNINIKKKSVEVNQGDLLLLYTDGLIEQMDVKGSEFGIPRLKEILLETKHLEPREIVDNILKHLREFSKQELDDDICILVIKFR, encoded by the coding sequence ATGACTATTCTTAAACTCATCCTTTCATCTCCTGTTAGAGTAGCAATACTCTTAATATACTCTCTAGTGTTTTTGATACTAATATCCGTTTTCAAGGATTACTCTACGATAGTTTTCTTGGTATATGTTGTAAGTATTTTAATTCTGGTATACGGTTATAGACTTAACTTCGTAGTTAGTAAAGATGTGATGATAAACTTTGTAGAATTGGTATTTACAAAAATGTATGACTTTCCTAACAGGAGAGATTTCTTGAATGTAATCAAGAATGTGTTCAAGGTAGTTGATATAAAAGCAAATGACATATTACTATTCATTGACAACGGCAAAGGAACTTATGGTCTTGTAGAAGGTGAAAAATCTAGTTACATAAGGGAGATTGCGAAAGAAGACATCATGATAACTAAATTTATAAGCTCTACGAAAGCCATGATACCTTTTGTTGACTTGAAAAACACTACTCTTATCCCTAGAGAAGTGTTTGATAATTCAAAAGAGATCATCACACAAGTTAGTAGTAATTACATGATACCTATCTACTCACCAAATTACGATGTATTGGGATTGGTATTTTTCAACTCCGATAAGGTTAGTTTTAAAAAGTTATTCTACCTATCGCAATTCATAAACATACTTGGAATGATGTTTAAGACCGTTGAGGATGCGGAGAGGAGAAAGGTTCTTGAAGAGGACATAAGAATAGCATCGCAAATCCAGTCTAAACTGATACCTACAGACTACATAAGCAACAGTTGGTTTGAGTCTTATGGTGTTTATATACCTGCCTATAACATAGGTGGTGATTACCTAGATATTATAAGTATGGGTAAGAGATTTACATTCGCTATTGGAGATGTGTCAGGCAAAGGTATATCAGCAGGTATTGTAGCAATGATGGTGAAGGCTATCTTGAACTCAACTGATATCAACAATAAGAACATTACTAGAGTTATGAAAAATTTAAATTCCTACATATATAGATGGTTCTATAGCGAGGAAAATATCCTTACATTCATGACACTTCTGATACTCAATTACGTACCTGAAAGGCGGATAATACATTACACGAACACAGGACATGTCCCAGGCATACTTGTTAGGAAATCTAATAAAGTAGAACTGTTGTCTGCTGATGCTAAACCTCTCGGGCTTTTTAGCAATATCAACATAAAGAAGAAGAGTGTTGAAGTAAATCAAGGAGACTTATTGCTTCTGTACACAGATGGATTAATTGAACAGATGGATGTGAAAGGATCTGAGTTTGGAATACCTAGACTTAAGGAAATACTACTGGAGACAAAGCATCTAGAACCTAGAGAAATAGTAGATAACATACTTAAGCATCTTAGAGAATTTTCAAAGCAAGAACTAGATGATGATATATGTATATTAGTGATCAAATTTAGATGA
- a CDS encoding adenine phosphoribosyltransferase — protein sequence MDYKKFIRDVPDFPIQGIIFRDLTTLFKEGKVFKSAINDLYNLVKDIQFDKVVAPEARGFIFGSLIAYLKGCGFVPVRKPSKLPYKTISYSYSLEYGSATLEMHEDAITKGEKVLVVDDLLATGGTTKAMIELVRQLGGEVVATAFLVELTFLKGRESIDVPVYSLITY from the coding sequence ATGGATTACAAGAAATTCATAAGAGATGTTCCTGATTTCCCTATACAAGGTATAATTTTTAGAGATCTTACGACACTTTTTAAGGAAGGCAAAGTCTTCAAAAGTGCAATCAATGATCTGTATAATTTGGTCAAGGATATTCAATTTGATAAGGTTGTAGCACCGGAGGCTAGAGGGTTTATCTTTGGGTCATTGATAGCATACCTCAAAGGATGTGGGTTTGTTCCTGTAAGAAAACCTAGCAAACTACCTTACAAAACCATATCTTATAGTTACTCACTTGAGTATGGTAGTGCAACCCTAGAAATGCATGAGGATGCTATAACAAAAGGTGAGAAAGTTTTAGTAGTAGATGACCTTCTAGCAACAGGTGGAACAACAAAAGCAATGATTGAACTCGTAAGACAACTAGGTGGCGAGGTGGTAGCAACGGCATTCCTAGTAGAACTAACTTTCCTCAAAGGAAGAGAAAGCATAGATGTCCCTGTGTATTCGTTGATAACATACTAG
- a CDS encoding MtnX-like HAD-IB family phosphatase gives MKIVFASDFDGTISLRDFYWIIIDKYLGKNYIELYTQWQNRKIKDVDFLNMVFNNINKDYETVMEDILSIPIDVSAVEFINWFTDNVGDFYIISAGCKYYIDILMGKYNLSGKVNVIANPGYYKDGSIYMVPDTTKEYYSEIFGVDKGKAVEMIKRNSDFLFFAGDSRPDYYASKVADYVFAKHQLADILKNEGIDFYEFRDFKDIFVETKRVLELLKEGKKI, from the coding sequence ATGAAGATAGTTTTTGCATCGGACTTTGATGGAACAATATCGCTAAGAGATTTCTACTGGATTATAATTGACAAATACTTGGGTAAAAACTACATTGAACTTTACACACAATGGCAGAACAGGAAAATAAAAGATGTTGATTTCTTAAACATGGTCTTCAACAACATAAACAAGGATTACGAAACGGTTATGGAAGACATCCTTTCCATACCTATTGATGTAAGTGCCGTTGAATTTATAAACTGGTTTACAGATAATGTTGGAGACTTTTACATTATCAGTGCAGGCTGTAAATATTATATAGACATACTTATGGGGAAATATAACCTATCTGGTAAAGTCAATGTAATAGCAAACCCCGGATACTACAAAGACGGTAGTATATACATGGTTCCCGATACTACCAAAGAGTATTATTCTGAAATTTTTGGTGTTGATAAGGGCAAAGCAGTTGAAATGATAAAGAGAAACTCTGACTTCCTATTCTTCGCTGGAGACTCTAGACCTGACTACTACGCTTCTAAAGTAGCAGACTATGTTTTCGCTAAACACCAACTGGCTGATATTCTGAAAAACGAAGGAATAGATTTCTATGAATTTAGAGATTTTAAAGATATATTTGTTGAGACAAAAAGAGTTTTAGAACTACTAAAGGAGGGTAAGAAGATATGA
- a CDS encoding iron-containing alcohol dehydrogenase family protein, whose translation MNKFLTPREISIPYVLKIYKGLKDEVGEVLKNIGVSSVVIFYGEGIQKMFGSYIEKSIKDNGISMIEILEGRSNKIEDIYDIAFKIKQSDVILGIGGGKVIDIAKYVGYIRKIPVITFPTAPSNDSICSPLCSLMVDGRRTTVPAKIPFGVIADTNILSSAPESFIYSGIGDIISKISALYDLDFEEKHKKINHDDFARMVAEKSIDSLLYYNTDNIRDEEFLGKLIDSLIMSGIAMEIEGDSAPASGSEHLISHALDKILPNPHLHGIQVGVATYIMVNVQENPRRNIAIDILSNTGFWEFAKKENFNLNAWLLAVDNAPSIKPYRFTTIHDEKYRKKAKEFIQSDTMLKEVFSI comes from the coding sequence ATGAATAAGTTTCTAACACCTAGAGAAATATCCATACCTTATGTTCTGAAGATATATAAAGGTTTGAAAGATGAGGTTGGAGAAGTATTAAAAAATATCGGTGTAAGTTCAGTTGTGATATTCTATGGTGAAGGTATTCAGAAAATGTTTGGTTCATACATAGAGAAATCAATAAAAGACAACGGTATATCAATGATTGAGATACTCGAAGGTAGGTCAAACAAGATTGAGGACATATACGACATTGCTTTTAAAATCAAGCAGAGTGATGTTATACTAGGTATAGGAGGTGGAAAGGTTATAGATATAGCAAAGTATGTGGGATACATAAGAAAGATACCTGTTATAACATTTCCTACTGCTCCTTCAAATGACAGTATATGTAGCCCATTGTGCTCTCTTATGGTAGATGGTAGGAGGACAACAGTCCCAGCAAAAATACCTTTTGGTGTCATTGCAGACACGAATATACTTTCAAGCGCACCAGAAAGTTTTATATACTCAGGTATAGGTGATATTATCTCAAAAATCAGTGCTCTATACGACCTTGACTTTGAAGAGAAACACAAGAAGATAAACCATGATGATTTCGCAAGGATGGTTGCCGAGAAGTCCATTGATAGCCTACTTTACTACAACACCGATAACATAAGAGATGAAGAGTTTCTAGGAAAGTTAATAGACTCTCTCATAATGAGTGGTATAGCAATGGAGATAGAAGGTGACAGTGCTCCCGCGAGTGGGTCAGAACATCTCATATCACACGCTCTTGACAAGATTTTACCAAACCCGCATCTTCACGGAATACAAGTAGGAGTAGCAACCTACATTATGGTAAATGTTCAGGAAAACCCACGAAGAAATATCGCTATTGACATTCTGTCAAACACAGGTTTTTGGGAATTCGCCAAGAAGGAAAACTTCAACCTTAACGCATGGCTTCTAGCAGTAGATAATGCCCCATCTATAAAACCTTACAGATTTACAACTATTCACGATGAGAAATACAGAAAGAAAGCAAAAGAATTTATACAATCCGATACTATGCTAAAGGAAGTCTTTTCAATCTAG
- a CDS encoding methyl-accepting chemotaxis protein produces the protein MDILIQALLVYVGYAILGFYILKTIREMKGVSNNILIFVRYSYILSLFVIPASIIPLGFSKYLLIIWFSIVSFLSNFFQKRNIAKFDIIVGVVFIVVSIIDSLSNVKLFFFFGVVYVLAYTLFYVFYKDYDKDFKRIIGATSMFSLIGVAVISAFIVFDIQHNSSSFVPILLAVSSLSSGIVILTSYARDIDKINNDITKVLVEKEHLINTFSNRFQNMIQKFESCNSNMELHKDKIDKNNIQNLIKDLYSVISDMGPIIDFIQKITKEFKSKADDVSKDIPNLSDSLARDFQELAGMKQTVLDINTGVMSLVKIALDSEKSVMGVSKSIKELRNSAKSLTDRLKVFSEISDQSSILSINISIEASKLGGKGLSFSKLSQQAKKFSDIISSNVETTKALIQDLDAKAEFSDYMIKTLVMSFIEIETSLKNIAKSASVILGKFETFSSLAGSITRKIDEVSKMMLIVPEFYMEVSRRLDDINLIYKKLKKYYDELSISSSIINNSLKNILDDIDSTIVYINKMSKI, from the coding sequence ATGGATATTCTAATACAGGCGCTTCTGGTTTATGTAGGATATGCTATTCTTGGGTTCTACATACTCAAAACAATCAGAGAGATGAAAGGTGTGTCAAATAATATCCTGATATTTGTGAGATACTCTTATATTCTATCACTCTTTGTCATACCAGCTTCTATTATACCTCTTGGCTTTTCCAAATATCTTCTAATAATTTGGTTCAGTATAGTGTCTTTCCTATCAAACTTCTTCCAGAAGCGAAATATCGCTAAGTTTGATATTATTGTAGGTGTAGTTTTTATCGTGGTTTCAATTATTGACTCTTTGTCTAATGTGAAATTATTCTTCTTTTTCGGAGTTGTTTATGTTTTAGCATATACATTATTCTACGTCTTCTATAAGGATTATGATAAAGACTTTAAGAGAATTATAGGTGCTACTTCAATGTTTTCTTTAATAGGCGTAGCGGTTATAAGTGCTTTTATTGTGTTTGATATACAACACAATTCCAGTTCTTTTGTGCCTATACTACTTGCTGTTTCTTCTCTATCATCTGGAATAGTTATACTAACTTCATACGCAAGGGATATTGACAAGATAAACAATGACATTACTAAAGTATTAGTTGAGAAAGAACATCTTATAAATACTTTTAGTAATAGATTCCAGAATATGATACAGAAGTTTGAGAGTTGTAATTCAAATATGGAACTACACAAGGATAAGATTGATAAAAACAATATTCAAAATCTTATCAAGGATCTCTACTCGGTTATTAGTGATATGGGGCCTATTATTGACTTCATCCAGAAGATTACAAAAGAGTTTAAGTCAAAAGCCGACGATGTATCAAAAGATATACCGAATTTATCTGATAGTTTAGCAAGAGATTTTCAGGAACTCGCAGGTATGAAACAGACAGTTTTAGATATAAATACAGGTGTTATGTCTTTGGTCAAGATTGCATTGGATAGTGAGAAGTCGGTAATGGGAGTATCAAAATCAATAAAAGAACTAAGGAATAGTGCTAAAAGTTTAACTGATAGACTAAAGGTATTCAGTGAAATATCAGACCAATCGTCAATACTTTCAATAAACATAAGCATTGAAGCGTCAAAGTTGGGAGGTAAAGGGTTATCATTCTCTAAACTCTCACAGCAGGCTAAAAAGTTTTCGGATATAATCTCATCAAATGTTGAGACAACAAAAGCTCTTATCCAGGATTTAGACGCAAAGGCAGAGTTCAGTGATTATATGATAAAGACACTTGTTATGTCGTTTATAGAAATAGAAACGAGCTTAAAAAATATAGCAAAGAGTGCCTCAGTGATACTTGGAAAGTTTGAAACTTTTTCTAGTCTTGCGGGAAGTATAACCAGAAAGATTGATGAAGTAAGCAAGATGATGTTAATCGTGCCTGAATTCTATATGGAAGTTAGTAGAAGGTTAGACGACATAAACCTGATCTATAAGAAACTGAAGAAATATTACGATGAACTATCCATATCAAGTTCCATAATAAATAATTCATTGAAAAACATCCTAGATGATATAGATTCTACCATTGTATATATCAACAAGATGTCCAAAATATAG
- a CDS encoding GAF domain-containing protein, which yields MRSKSVLKEQMEVYNDLHNLADEIGVDVVSVYYFSKVDKSLVLFASYGLDMDSWGSRINIDKGLVGKCAREMKPLSVKNPMNHPDFYYLPGSGEEKYKTFISFPITEKGELLGVLVIQTIEMRSFRFEEISKMYDIAYKHIPYIYSKAHDL from the coding sequence ATGAGATCTAAAAGCGTTCTAAAAGAGCAGATGGAAGTATATAATGACCTTCACAATCTTGCTGATGAGATTGGTGTAGATGTTGTCAGCGTATATTACTTCTCAAAAGTAGACAAATCGCTAGTTCTGTTTGCAAGTTATGGACTAGATATGGATTCCTGGGGCTCCAGGATAAACATAGACAAAGGTTTGGTCGGCAAATGTGCCAGAGAGATGAAACCATTGTCAGTAAAGAACCCTATGAACCATCCTGATTTCTACTATCTGCCCGGATCAGGTGAAGAAAAATACAAAACATTCATATCATTCCCTATCACAGAAAAAGGAGAACTACTAGGAGTTCTAGTAATACAGACGATTGAGATGAGAAGTTTCAGATTTGAAGAAATAAGTAAAATGTATGACATAGCATATAAACATATACCCTATATCTACAGTAAAGCTCATGATCTTTAA
- a CDS encoding S8 family peptidase, producing MKVLSYKYLVLLYFILSSVFIYTLPRSVYSTNISADLLTFLEIHRVNKEDKRVNVLSQTRVGRVSSKSVDLLVEIDSISPQISKYLLRTFSGSGRFAVLRVPIEELGYILGDTNLVYATLPRKVKLHLDMVRDKLNLNYIYNYYGQDKVQGKDVIIGVIDSGIDSSHADFRTSSGSSRILYVWDQTVDVTNSRLGYGREYTKSELDRDLGLVKDEEGHGTHVSGIATGNGRMSSGKYSGISQGSDLIVVKTDFSIIGILEGIEYIFLKSRELGKSCVVNLSLGLDIGSHDGSDIESLVLKDIINSYGREGKVIVVSAGNSGYFKQHFSNTITLIPISSVLEISSNSTREADELVADFWVDGGVVPEVRIVSPNGNTSGWITFSNNYTKNVSLPDGEIIVSMVSNRYNNDLNIQITFLDTQSKSISTGNWQIQFKTISGTSILHGWLQYSDGIISQFSNGDNYFTINSMFLIDEVIFVSSYNSRNSFSSTSGNIYLPRLTNDNISYFSSRGPTRDGRKKPDISAPGAVIFAPLSSQSERDGYVDKTYRNYIGMMGTSMSAPVVAGVVALLLSVNPKFTSSDIINYLKTYSEVSIYDLNGKNWDESWGWGKVNVKTIVETLKTPEDLVWFSGNVVRLDNFQNSTLLNFRLKDGSDNVSIDIYDMEGNLMKSMGNFYIQSGLNQINLVVDNSFRTGVYLVRIAGNRFNTNLKLVIIR from the coding sequence ATGAAGGTTTTGAGTTATAAATATCTTGTATTACTGTATTTTATCTTAAGTTCTGTGTTTATATATACATTACCTAGGAGTGTATATTCAACTAACATATCAGCAGACCTTCTGACTTTTCTAGAAATCCATCGTGTTAACAAAGAAGATAAGAGAGTAAATGTTTTGTCTCAAACGAGGGTAGGAAGAGTATCAAGTAAAAGTGTTGATCTATTGGTTGAGATAGATAGTATATCTCCACAGATAAGCAAGTATCTCTTGAGGACTTTCTCTGGAAGTGGTAGGTTTGCGGTTTTAAGAGTTCCTATTGAGGAATTAGGATACATATTAGGGGATACCAACCTAGTCTATGCAACTTTACCTAGGAAGGTGAAACTACATTTGGACATGGTTAGAGACAAACTTAACCTTAACTATATATACAACTACTATGGACAAGACAAAGTTCAGGGGAAAGATGTGATAATAGGCGTTATTGATTCTGGTATAGATAGTTCTCATGCAGACTTCAGAACATCATCTGGTAGTAGTAGAATTTTGTATGTTTGGGATCAGACAGTAGATGTAACTAATTCAAGATTGGGGTATGGTAGAGAGTATACAAAATCTGAACTAGATAGGGACCTTGGGCTTGTTAAGGATGAAGAAGGACATGGAACTCATGTATCAGGAATTGCAACTGGGAATGGTAGGATGAGTAGTGGTAAGTATTCGGGAATATCGCAGGGGAGTGATTTAATTGTCGTAAAGACAGATTTCTCAATAATAGGAATACTAGAAGGTATAGAATACATATTCTTGAAATCTAGAGAACTTGGAAAATCATGCGTTGTCAATCTAAGTCTCGGGTTAGATATAGGGTCTCACGATGGTAGCGATATAGAGTCGTTAGTTCTGAAAGACATTATTAACTCCTACGGAAGGGAAGGTAAAGTGATAGTTGTTTCTGCTGGGAATAGTGGCTACTTCAAGCAGCATTTTTCAAACACTATAACACTAATACCAATATCATCAGTCCTAGAGATTTCCTCAAACTCAACACGGGAGGCCGATGAATTAGTTGCTGATTTTTGGGTAGATGGGGGCGTTGTACCAGAGGTTAGAATAGTAAGTCCTAACGGTAACACTTCGGGATGGATAACATTTAGTAATAACTATACTAAAAATGTTTCACTACCAGATGGCGAGATAATTGTAAGTATGGTTTCAAACCGCTATAATAATGATTTAAATATACAAATTACATTCCTAGACACACAGTCAAAATCCATATCTACTGGGAATTGGCAAATACAGTTTAAAACTATCTCTGGAACGAGTATATTACACGGATGGCTTCAATATTCAGATGGCATTATATCTCAGTTTAGTAATGGTGATAACTATTTCACCATAAACTCCATGTTTTTGATAGACGAAGTTATCTTTGTATCGTCTTACAACTCAAGAAACTCCTTCTCTTCTACTTCTGGCAATATTTACTTACCGAGATTAACTAATGACAACATATCTTACTTCTCTTCTAGAGGTCCAACAAGAGATGGTAGAAAAAAACCAGATATTTCTGCGCCAGGAGCTGTAATATTCGCACCTCTATCTTCACAGTCAGAAAGAGACGGATACGTTGACAAAACTTATAGAAACTATATAGGTATGATGGGAACTAGTATGTCAGCACCAGTTGTTGCTGGAGTAGTAGCCTTACTTCTTAGCGTCAATCCGAAATTTACTTCTTCTGACATTATTAATTATTTGAAGACATATTCAGAAGTAAGCATATACGACCTAAATGGTAAGAACTGGGATGAGAGCTGGGGATGGGGTAAGGTGAATGTTAAAACGATTGTAGAAACTCTTAAGACTCCTGAAGATCTGGTATGGTTTTCGGGTAATGTGGTAAGGTTAGATAATTTTCAAAACTCAACATTACTCAATTTCAGATTAAAGGATGGAAGTGATAATGTGAGTATAGATATATACGACATGGAAGGTAACCTTATGAAGAGCATGGGTAATTTTTATATTCAAAGTGGGCTTAATCAGATAAATCTAGTGGTTGATAATTCTTTTAGAACTGGTGTCTATCTTGTTAGGATTGCCGGCAATAGATTTAATACTAATCTCAAGCTAGTAATTATACGCTAG
- a CDS encoding class I SAM-dependent methyltransferase, whose protein sequence is MVWLSLTIILLAITFLSFYYGLWIIGIISVLLNISLLWTWKFGAAWDPTPISVVRKILEYLEPKETDVVYDLGCGDGRFIIEAVTKYKCRAVGIEIDPIRYIISKIRIKMLNIEDRAKVVLANFYNYPIKDATIVFCFLTDEANRKLSIKFSKELSNGTIIVSYIWRFYGFTLVNVLDDDIFIYMI, encoded by the coding sequence ATGGTTTGGTTGTCTTTGACGATAATATTACTTGCTATAACTTTCTTAAGTTTTTACTACGGACTATGGATAATTGGAATCATATCTGTTTTATTAAATATCTCTCTGCTTTGGACTTGGAAGTTTGGTGCTGCTTGGGATCCTACTCCTATCAGTGTTGTAAGAAAAATTCTAGAATACCTTGAACCCAAAGAAACCGATGTTGTCTATGACCTTGGCTGTGGCGACGGTAGGTTCATAATAGAGGCTGTTACAAAATACAAATGTAGAGCAGTTGGAATTGAGATTGACCCCATAAGGTATATCATAAGCAAAATCAGGATCAAGATGCTAAATATTGAGGACAGAGCAAAAGTAGTACTAGCAAACTTCTATAATTACCCCATCAAGGATGCTACAATTGTATTCTGCTTTCTTACGGACGAGGCTAATAGAAAGCTTAGTATTAAGTTTTCAAAGGAACTATCCAATGGAACCATAATTGTTTCTTATATATGGAGATTCTATGGATTTACACTGGTAAATGTGCTTGATGATGATATATTCATCTATATGATTTAG
- a CDS encoding flagellar filament outer layer protein FlaA, translating to MKKAVFVILFSVLAVSYLNGVVKEVLIDFSKSDELFQRFMPEPRETYETNENGVYKVYVSAQEYFIENWKVELNSSAKNMSLANMVNSYPKRVESKTYGSVLGIRARFPQGTMPAYAIIRPNFTIPAFDENGKFINVGNGVVINVNEIKSISIRVSGRNYPYQLAIRLMDRDFNIHEHFFGDLFFQGWKTLVWFNPNFIDDERLKIIKRDPLYPKPIPFYRLESIVIYKPPQAQGGDFITYIHSIEMEYTPFLIEPADDIDDESIWQILAKETIRRKNIEQSRMNDFFELLLRERKRLKMMYNELLEETRQQNQQQR from the coding sequence ATGAAAAAAGCAGTATTTGTAATACTTTTTTCGGTATTAGCCGTTTCTTACTTGAATGGAGTAGTCAAAGAAGTATTGATAGACTTCTCAAAATCGGATGAACTATTTCAGAGGTTCATGCCAGAACCTAGAGAAACCTATGAAACCAACGAAAACGGTGTATATAAGGTTTATGTAAGCGCCCAAGAATACTTTATAGAGAACTGGAAAGTAGAGCTAAACAGTTCAGCAAAGAATATGTCACTAGCGAATATGGTCAATAGTTACCCTAAAAGAGTTGAAAGCAAAACTTATGGTAGTGTGCTTGGTATTAGAGCACGATTCCCGCAAGGAACCATGCCTGCTTATGCAATAATAAGACCTAACTTCACAATACCAGCGTTTGATGAGAATGGTAAGTTCATAAATGTAGGTAATGGTGTTGTAATAAATGTTAATGAAATTAAATCTATCTCAATAAGAGTCTCTGGAAGAAATTACCCTTACCAACTTGCCATAAGGCTTATGGACAGAGATTTCAATATTCACGAACACTTCTTCGGAGACTTATTCTTTCAAGGTTGGAAAACTCTAGTTTGGTTTAACCCTAACTTCATTGATGATGAGAGGCTGAAAATAATCAAGAGAGATCCTCTCTATCCAAAACCTATACCATTTTATAGATTAGAATCAATCGTAATATATAAACCCCCTCAAGCTCAAGGTGGTGACTTCATCACATACATACATTCAATAGAGATGGAATACACACCATTCTTAATAGAACCAGCGGATGATATTGATGATGAAAGTATATGGCAGATATTAGCAAAAGAGACTATAAGAAGGAAAAATATAGAACAATCAAGAATGAATGACTTTTTTGAACTTCTTTTGAGAGAGAGAAAGAGACTAAAAATGATGTATAATGAATTACTAGAGGAAACGAGACAACAAAACCAGCAACAGCGGTAA
- the galT gene encoding galactose-1-phosphate uridylyltransferase — protein sequence MSELRQNIVYKEWVIIAKERAKRPHDFIDDSPKLVSDKEYDENCPFCPGNEERFPHIEVDRVGEGSKWFLRSVYNKYPALNINTQFEWSERDIYRTISGYGIHEVIIESPIHNTNPALMTDEEVERIILFYKKRDIEVSRKDNVEYVVIFRNHGYKAGASLVHPHSQLLALPIIPRDVKQRVEEAFKYYSDHGRCVFCKMIEEELKIKERIVMETEYFVSIVLYAASSPFHSWILPKRHVSKFADTTDKEMKDLAKHLKKFLLKLYKGLKNPDYNYIIRTSPVSYGVNKYFHWYITIVPRLTRSAGFELGSGMFINPSIPEEDAKFLREIEV from the coding sequence ATGTCAGAACTTCGTCAGAACATCGTATATAAGGAATGGGTTATCATAGCCAAAGAGAGAGCAAAAAGACCTCACGACTTCATAGACGATAGTCCTAAGCTAGTATCAGACAAAGAGTATGATGAGAATTGTCCTTTCTGCCCTGGGAATGAGGAGAGGTTTCCACATATAGAGGTAGATAGAGTAGGCGAAGGTAGTAAATGGTTCTTAAGGTCAGTTTATAACAAATACCCTGCTCTTAACATAAATACTCAGTTTGAGTGGTCTGAAAGAGATATTTACAGAACGATATCAGGGTATGGTATCCACGAAGTTATAATAGAGTCTCCTATTCACAACACTAATCCAGCACTTATGACGGATGAAGAAGTTGAGAGGATAATTTTATTCTACAAGAAAAGAGATATTGAGGTGTCTAGAAAGGACAATGTGGAATATGTTGTAATTTTCCGAAATCATGGGTATAAAGCAGGTGCTTCACTAGTTCATCCCCATTCACAACTACTTGCACTACCTATAATACCTAGGGATGTCAAACAGAGAGTAGAGGAAGCATTTAAATACTATAGCGATCACGGCAGATGCGTATTCTGTAAAATGATAGAGGAAGAACTAAAGATCAAAGAAAGAATCGTTATGGAGACAGAGTATTTTGTCTCAATTGTTCTATATGCAGCATCATCACCTTTTCACTCTTGGATATTACCTAAAAGGCATGTATCAAAATTCGCCGATACAACCGATAAAGAGATGAAGGATCTAGCAAAACACTTAAAAAAATTCTTGCTTAAACTCTACAAAGGACTTAAGAACCCCGACTATAACTATATCATAAGAACATCTCCTGTCTCATATGGAGTTAACAAATATTTTCACTGGTATATCACGATCGTTCCAAGACTTACAAGATCCGCAGGTTTTGAGTTAGGTTCAGGAATGTTTATAAATCCCTCTATACCCGAAGAGGATGCTAAGTTTTTAAGAGAAATTGAAGTTTAG